The Paenibacillus sp. FSL R7-0204 genome includes a region encoding these proteins:
- a CDS encoding AIPR family protein, which translates to MNKVDRITKSLIDDFSKVMELETKDQSKLFEMFATYSILSKHHSEKFELDDVVGGEGGDCGIDGLAIIFSGVLVNTLEEIDDILERSGIISEVNIILVQSKTSASFDGGEMRTFGDGVVDFFSENPTLVRNDFIQKKALLVEKIISIAAKVKKITCKMFYVTTGKWLDDQNLLSRISKIQEDIENLSLFKEISFSTLGAKEIQKYYRETQERVSATIKFQNKVLIPDIDGVQESYIGTLELKEFLNIIIDDLGNIKRGIFYDNVRDFQGENDVNVSIEKTLRSSKSGRLAVLNNGITIVTKSLTVARNDFSLEDYQIVNGCQTSHVIYNNRDIVNKDISLPIKIIVPANDEVINDIIIANNSQTEVKKEELMALSDFQKNLELFYNTIDDPKKRLFYERRSKQYDSDSGIERVRIVTISSQVRSFASMFLDKPHLASRFYGQLLEELRDVAFLEDHELLPYYTSSYALYKLEFYFRNKNLDSKYRKFKYHILMMLKNYTNNEKVPPFNSKKVNKLSEEINKILYNSNLLDIFKELTSIIEEVVEDINDTETTKRISLNKELVDKLQELKKETV; encoded by the coding sequence GTGAACAAAGTGGATAGAATAACTAAGAGTTTGATAGATGATTTCTCTAAAGTAATGGAATTGGAAACCAAAGATCAAAGTAAATTGTTTGAAATGTTCGCCACTTATTCAATCTTATCTAAGCATCATAGTGAAAAATTTGAACTTGATGATGTAGTTGGTGGAGAAGGAGGAGATTGTGGAATAGATGGACTAGCAATTATTTTTAGTGGTGTTTTAGTAAATACTCTAGAAGAAATTGATGATATATTAGAACGTTCTGGTATTATATCTGAAGTTAATATTATTTTAGTACAATCAAAGACTTCTGCTTCCTTTGATGGTGGGGAAATGAGAACTTTTGGAGACGGTGTAGTCGACTTTTTTTCGGAAAATCCAACACTAGTAAGAAATGATTTTATTCAGAAGAAGGCATTATTAGTTGAAAAAATTATCAGTATAGCTGCAAAAGTGAAAAAAATAACATGCAAGATGTTTTATGTTACAACTGGTAAATGGTTAGATGATCAAAACTTGTTGTCAAGGATTTCTAAAATACAGGAGGACATTGAGAATTTAAGTTTATTTAAAGAAATTTCCTTTTCTACACTAGGAGCTAAAGAAATTCAAAAATATTACAGAGAAACACAGGAAAGAGTTAGTGCAACGATAAAATTTCAAAACAAGGTATTGATTCCGGACATTGATGGGGTTCAAGAATCGTATATTGGAACTTTGGAATTAAAAGAATTTTTAAATATAATAATCGATGATTTAGGCAATATTAAAAGAGGGATTTTTTATGATAATGTGAGAGATTTTCAAGGAGAAAATGACGTTAATGTGAGTATTGAAAAAACTTTGCGTTCTAGTAAATCTGGAAGGCTAGCAGTTCTTAACAATGGAATTACAATAGTTACAAAAAGTCTGACAGTAGCTAGAAATGACTTTTCTTTAGAAGACTATCAAATTGTTAATGGGTGTCAAACATCTCATGTTATCTATAATAATAGAGACATTGTGAATAAAGATATTTCTTTACCGATCAAGATAATCGTCCCTGCGAATGACGAAGTGATAAATGATATTATTATTGCAAATAATAGTCAAACAGAAGTGAAGAAAGAAGAGTTAATGGCGCTGAGTGATTTTCAAAAAAATCTTGAGCTTTTTTACAATACTATTGATGATCCTAAAAAACGTTTATTTTATGAAAGAAGATCCAAGCAATATGATTCTGACTCTGGAATAGAAAGAGTGAGAATTGTTACTATATCCTCACAAGTGAGAAGTTTCGCGTCAATGTTTCTTGACAAACCTCATCTTGCTAGTAGGTTTTATGGTCAATTGTTAGAAGAACTAAGAGATGTAGCTTTTTTAGAAGACCATGAACTTTTACCATACTATACTAGCTCTTATGCTTTATATAAATTAGAGTTTTATTTTAGAAATAAAAATTTAGATTCAAAATACCGGAAATTTAAATATCACATATTAATGATGCTTAAAAATTATACGAATAATGAGAAAGTTCCGCCGTTTAACTCTAAAAAAGTTAATAAACTTTCAGAAGAAATTAATAAAATTTTGTATAACAGTAACCTACTTGATATATTCAAAGAACTGACTTCTATTATTGAAGAAGTTGTAGAAGATATTA